A genome region from Pseudanabaena sp. Chao 1811 includes the following:
- a CDS encoding DUF1636 domain-containing protein, with the protein MNHSLLVCTTCASTWQNGKKVGVSGGETLLKEISQLHQDWDRRSQFEIRPVSCMSACSHACVVTFASEGKYSYLFGDLPIDSDNILNTASAILSCAEIYGDRADGMLAWKERPEPLKNGVIARIPPL; encoded by the coding sequence ATGAATCATAGTTTATTAGTTTGTACGACCTGTGCGAGTACTTGGCAAAATGGCAAAAAAGTTGGCGTTAGTGGTGGAGAGACGCTACTCAAGGAAATTTCACAACTACATCAGGATTGGGATCGGCGATCGCAGTTTGAAATTCGTCCTGTCTCCTGTATGAGTGCATGTAGTCATGCCTGTGTAGTTACCTTTGCTTCTGAAGGTAAATACTCATATTTATTTGGTGATTTACCCATTGATAGTGACAATATTCTCAATACCGCCTCAGCAATTTTGTCCTGTGCAGAGATATATGGCGATCGCGCCGATGGGATGCTGGCTTGGAAAGAACGTCCCGAACCGCTAAAAAATGGCGTAATTGCTCGTATTCCACCGTTATAG
- a CDS encoding DUF2973 domain-containing protein, whose amino-acid sequence MVQIIYILAFTILSIFAISNLIRSMISLSQNESRSYQNNRIRRVSPQFAHPELWDKDGKYIDEPLMVIKSINVDDARSRLDALYNSSPSGEK is encoded by the coding sequence ATGGTACAAATTATCTACATACTCGCTTTTACTATCCTCTCGATTTTTGCGATTAGCAATCTCATCCGTAGCATGATATCGCTTTCTCAAAATGAATCGCGTAGTTATCAAAACAATCGTATTCGTCGAGTTTCTCCTCAGTTTGCCCATCCTGAACTATGGGACAAAGATGGCAAATATATCGATGAGCCGTTAATGGTAATCAAGTCCATCAATGTTGATGATGCGCGTTCTAGGCTTGACGCTCTATACAACTCTTCCCCTAGTGGCGAAAAGTAA
- a CDS encoding alpha/beta hydrolase: protein MTESSLESAQNQQTQTRSPKTWLRPVVIAGIAIASFYGSVCAGLWFGQTRLVFSPEKELTTTPAKFNAKYEDVLIPVKKADGTSENIHGWWLPNAKQDQSSNISDRKVILYLHGKGKNISANAKHANRLMRMGFSVLVIDYRGYGRSEGDFPNESSVYTDAQTAWDYLIEKGYKPNQIMIYGHSLGGAIAIDLALKHPDALGMIVDASFTSMSDMAQLDPKYRIFPIDLLIHQRFDSIAKVRSLAIPVLYIHGTADELIPPMMSQRLYDATPTKKQIVFIPNGGHNNNAATNEPLYLNSISSFFNL, encoded by the coding sequence ATGACTGAATCATCTTTAGAATCAGCACAAAATCAGCAAACTCAAACCCGATCTCCTAAAACTTGGTTGCGTCCTGTTGTGATCGCAGGCATTGCGATCGCTAGTTTTTATGGTTCAGTTTGTGCAGGACTATGGTTTGGACAAACAAGACTGGTATTTTCTCCTGAGAAAGAACTGACGACCACGCCAGCCAAGTTTAATGCGAAATATGAGGATGTTCTAATTCCTGTTAAAAAGGCAGATGGCACAAGTGAAAATATTCATGGATGGTGGCTACCCAATGCCAAACAGGATCAGAGTAGTAATATTAGCGATCGCAAAGTGATTTTGTATCTGCATGGTAAGGGTAAGAATATTAGTGCTAATGCCAAGCACGCAAATCGCCTCATGCGAATGGGATTTTCGGTCTTAGTAATAGATTATCGTGGCTATGGCAGAAGTGAGGGTGATTTCCCCAATGAGTCTTCGGTTTATACCGATGCCCAAACTGCATGGGACTATCTCATTGAGAAGGGTTATAAACCAAATCAAATCATGATTTATGGGCATTCCCTAGGTGGTGCGATCGCGATCGATCTTGCGCTGAAACATCCTGATGCATTGGGCATGATTGTAGATGCTTCGTTTACTTCGATGAGTGACATGGCGCAACTCGATCCTAAATATCGCATTTTCCCCATTGATCTATTAATTCATCAGCGTTTTGATTCGATCGCTAAGGTGCGATCGCTAGCTATACCTGTCCTCTATATTCACGGCACTGCCGATGAGTTAATTCCACCCATGATGAGTCAGCGCTTATACGACGCAACACCAACCAAAAAACAAATTGTTTTTATTCCCAATGGCGGACATAACAATAATGCAGCCACTAATGAGCCGTTATATTTGAATTCTATTAGTAGTTTCTTTAACCTGTAG
- a CDS encoding response regulator has protein sequence MQGTLREIDVYTIIHLIEFGQRTGELLIESTSGKFWFLFFHNGELIYATDTDSNLTRLRDYLHGLGLEHALDRLANSKLGINVLEYGQIWSLLESNVINPTQAKSIIESTMREVLFDILSLYQGTFVFEISPALTPKLTQLKFSQISSEFARHLQRWQQFYPIIQSSNQCPVLMSNDALPHLRNWIDGKTTIRQLSRYSGLDICKIGQDIYDAIATGEVTVPPLVLNLPQQVKVQSPRVVCIDDSVTICRAVEYILHNHGYQVMAVSSPIKALSVIFQHKPDLVLCDITMPEIDGYELCGMLRRSSAFAKVPIIMLTGKDGFIDRVKARMVGATEYLTKPFGEKELLTTVEKYSKR, from the coding sequence ATGCAAGGCACGCTCAGAGAAATTGACGTATACACCATTATTCACCTGATCGAGTTTGGGCAACGAACTGGCGAGTTATTGATCGAGTCAACTTCAGGAAAATTCTGGTTTCTGTTTTTTCATAATGGGGAGTTAATCTATGCCACCGATACGGATAGTAATCTGACTCGATTGCGAGACTATTTGCATGGGTTGGGCTTAGAACATGCTTTGGATCGGTTGGCGAACTCAAAGCTAGGGATTAATGTCTTGGAATATGGACAAATTTGGTCACTTTTAGAATCTAACGTCATCAATCCTACTCAAGCTAAGTCAATTATCGAAAGTACGATGCGAGAAGTACTTTTTGATATTCTCAGTCTTTATCAAGGTACTTTTGTTTTTGAAATTAGTCCTGCGCTTACACCCAAATTAACCCAGCTTAAGTTTTCGCAAATTAGCTCCGAATTTGCGCGTCATTTACAGAGATGGCAGCAGTTTTATCCAATCATTCAGTCGAGCAACCAATGTCCTGTTCTGATGTCTAATGATGCTTTACCGCATTTAAGGAATTGGATTGATGGCAAAACTACAATTCGTCAGTTGTCCCGTTATTCAGGATTGGATATCTGTAAAATTGGTCAGGATATCTATGATGCGATCGCTACTGGGGAGGTTACGGTTCCACCATTGGTGCTGAATTTACCACAACAGGTTAAAGTTCAGTCTCCTAGGGTTGTGTGTATTGATGATAGTGTGACGATTTGTCGTGCTGTGGAATATATTCTGCATAATCATGGCTATCAGGTGATGGCAGTTTCTAGCCCAATTAAAGCTTTGAGTGTAATCTTCCAACATAAACCCGATCTGGTTTTGTGTGATATTACGATGCCAGAGATTGATGGCTATGAACTTTGTGGAATGCTCCGCCGTTCTAGCGCTTTTGCGAAGGTTCCCATTATTATGCTGACGGGGAAGGATGGATTTATCGATCGTGTTAAGGCGCGGATGGTGGGTGCAACGGAATATCTCACGAAACCCTTTGGCGAGAAGGAACTACTAACAACCGTTGAGAAATATAGCAAGCGTTAG
- the cobM gene encoding precorrin-4 C(11)-methyltransferase, which produces MLEPVYIVGAGPGDPDLITVKGRNLLTQADVIVYANSLIPDSMLQFCRPDAEIIPTASKSLEEIVTILIDRVRSHKLVVRLHDGDPSLYGAIQEQIIALSEAEIPFEIIPGVSAFQLAAARLQVELTVPEIVQTIILTRISGRTQVPEKEELSRLAAHQASLCLYLSAHHVENAQSKLIEHYPPDTTVAICYRLGWEDEKILTVPLLEMATVTREENLTRTTLFVISPALNHVKKFMSKGTKSQLYSSHYKRLFRTT; this is translated from the coding sequence ATGCTCGAACCAGTCTATATTGTTGGCGCAGGACCTGGTGATCCTGATCTTATTACCGTAAAAGGACGCAACCTCCTCACCCAAGCCGATGTCATCGTCTATGCGAACTCCCTCATTCCTGACTCGATGCTGCAATTTTGTCGTCCCGATGCCGAAATTATTCCCACCGCTAGCAAATCCCTCGAAGAAATAGTCACAATTCTGATCGACAGAGTACGATCTCATAAATTAGTAGTCCGCCTCCATGATGGCGATCCTAGTCTCTATGGTGCAATTCAAGAACAAATTATCGCCCTTAGTGAAGCCGAAATTCCCTTTGAAATAATTCCGGGGGTGAGCGCATTCCAATTAGCCGCCGCTCGTTTACAAGTAGAGCTAACAGTTCCCGAAATCGTACAGACAATTATTCTCACGCGGATCAGCGGACGTACTCAAGTTCCTGAAAAAGAAGAATTATCAAGACTTGCTGCCCATCAAGCTTCACTATGTCTTTATCTCAGCGCTCACCATGTCGAGAACGCCCAATCAAAACTCATCGAACATTATCCACCTGATACTACTGTAGCAATTTGCTATCGCTTAGGTTGGGAAGATGAAAAGATTTTAACGGTTCCCCTATTGGAAATGGCTACAGTCACTCGTGAAGAGAATCTGACTAGAACCACGCTATTTGTGATTAGTCCCGCATTAAATCATGTAAAAAAATTTATGAGCAAAGGTACTAAATCGCAGTTATATAGTTCTCACTACAAACGACTTTTTCGGACTACTTAG
- the mazG gene encoding nucleoside triphosphate pyrophosphohydrolase has product MSFDYSANLVALQHLIDVVAKLRSPDGGCPWDLEQTPESLIPYIIEEAYEVVDAIQGGDKKAIAEELGDLLLQVVLQSQIASESQDFSIAEVAEGITQKLIRRHPHVFGDVKAENMEEIYQNWEKIKAEEKGEDLAATQKLSYKLKRYARSLPPLTAGMKISQKAAANGFEWDNADGVWAKFHEELDELRHALEHESKANQQAELGDLLFTLINVARWYDLDPSEALQSTNRKFIQRLETIETLSDRPIDSFTTEELDNLWKQAKEKLK; this is encoded by the coding sequence ATGAGTTTTGATTATTCGGCTAACTTGGTCGCGCTACAACATTTGATCGATGTGGTGGCAAAGTTGCGATCGCCTGATGGCGGATGTCCTTGGGATTTGGAGCAAACTCCTGAAAGCTTGATCCCCTATATCATTGAAGAAGCCTATGAGGTCGTAGATGCGATTCAGGGCGGCGATAAAAAAGCGATCGCGGAGGAGTTAGGTGACTTATTGCTACAGGTGGTCTTGCAGTCACAGATCGCCAGTGAATCGCAGGACTTTAGCATTGCCGAAGTTGCCGAGGGGATCACCCAAAAGCTAATTCGTCGCCATCCCCATGTCTTTGGTGATGTGAAAGCCGAAAATATGGAGGAAATTTATCAAAATTGGGAAAAGATCAAGGCTGAGGAAAAGGGTGAAGATTTGGCAGCAACCCAAAAGCTGAGTTACAAACTCAAACGCTATGCGCGATCGCTACCACCATTAACGGCGGGCATGAAAATCTCCCAGAAAGCTGCTGCTAATGGCTTTGAGTGGGACAATGCCGATGGAGTTTGGGCAAAGTTTCATGAGGAATTAGATGAGTTGCGCCATGCCCTAGAACATGAATCAAAGGCAAATCAACAGGCGGAGTTAGGTGATTTATTATTTACGCTGATCAATGTGGCGCGTTGGTATGACCTTGATCCCTCGGAGGCATTGCAATCCACAAATCGTAAATTTATTCAGCGTCTAGAAACGATTGAGACTTTAAGCGATCGCCCCATAGATAGCTTTACTACCGAGGAGTTAGACAATCTCTGGAAACAAGCCAAGGAAAAGCTCAAATAA
- a CDS encoding XisH family protein yields MVAKDIYHNAVKTALEKDGWLITNDPLTLKIGRRKALVDLGAEKLLAAEREGQKIAVEIKSFLNPSPLHDLEQAVGQFVLYSKVLAQQEPDRILYLAITRLVFSEIFSEEIGQLMLSETDLRLIIFDPNKEEIVQWKL; encoded by the coding sequence ATAGTGGCAAAAGATATTTACCATAATGCTGTAAAAACAGCTTTAGAAAAGGATGGATGGTTGATAACTAATGATCCTTTGACCTTAAAAATAGGTCGTCGCAAAGCTCTAGTAGATTTAGGCGCGGAAAAACTATTGGCAGCAGAAAGGGAAGGTCAAAAAATCGCTGTAGAAATTAAGAGTTTTCTTAACCCATCACCGCTTCATGATTTAGAACAGGCTGTAGGACAATTTGTACTATATTCCAAGGTGTTAGCACAACAGGAGCCAGACAGGATACTATATTTAGCAATAACACGCCTAGTTTTTAGTGAGATTTTCTCAGAAGAAATTGGTCAACTTATGCTCAGCGAGACTGACTTGAGACTAATCATATTTGATCCAAATAAGGAGGAAATAGTCCAATGGAAACTCTAA
- a CDS encoding XisI protein, with amino-acid sequence METLTEYQSLLRKILEKYTQIPYRYGDITTTLIISEDHNHFLLMDQGWEKGLRVHGCLFHGQIINDKIWIHYDGIEDSVTEDLVAAGVPKEKIVLGFYPPDVRVHTGYAVV; translated from the coding sequence ATGGAAACTCTAACTGAATATCAAAGTTTGTTACGAAAAATACTTGAGAAGTATACTCAGATACCCTACAGATATGGTGATATTACTACAACATTAATTATTAGTGAAGACCATAACCACTTTTTGTTAATGGATCAGGGTTGGGAAAAAGGATTACGGGTGCATGGTTGTTTATTTCATGGTCAGATTATTAACGATAAAATCTGGATTCATTATGATGGAATAGAAGATAGCGTAACTGAAGATTTGGTTGCTGCTGGTGTTCCTAAAGAGAAGATTGTTTTAGGATTTTATCCACCTGATGTAAGAGTACATACAGGTTATGCTGTTGTTTAG
- the gatB gene encoding Asp-tRNA(Asn)/Glu-tRNA(Gln) amidotransferase subunit GatB has product MTATATKTTTKTQYEAVIGLETHCQLTTNSKIFCNCSTQFGATPNTNVCPVCLGMPGVLPVLNEKVLEYAVKAGLALNCQIAPHSKFDRKQYFYPDLPKNYQVSQYDLPIAEHGWLEIQLEDGSTKRIGITRLHMEEDAGKLVHAGSDRLSGSSHSLVDFNRTGVPLCEIVSEPDMRSGAEAAAYAQELRRIMRYLGVCDGNMQEGSLRCDVNISVRPVGQEKFGTKVEIKNMNSFNAIQRAIDFEINRQIEALESGSETIKQETRLWEENSQRTISMRSKEGASDYRYFPEPDLMAIEIPLTTLEKYRSELPTLPMANRHRYRDEFGLTPYDAALIADDRSIAEFFDATILTGAEPKQVFNWVMGDITAYLNENKLKIGDIALTPAILGEMIALIADGTISSKIAKDILPELIVKGGSVKELVASKGLTVLAGAELEKIIDEIIAANPKEVEQYKAGKTKLLGFFVGQTMKKTQGRAEPQSTNKLIADKLAG; this is encoded by the coding sequence ATGACTGCAACCGCCACCAAGACAACAACCAAAACACAATACGAAGCTGTCATTGGACTAGAAACTCACTGTCAGTTGACCACGAACTCCAAGATATTTTGTAACTGTTCAACCCAGTTTGGCGCAACCCCAAATACTAATGTTTGCCCTGTTTGTCTCGGAATGCCGGGGGTGTTGCCTGTACTTAACGAAAAAGTTTTGGAATACGCAGTCAAGGCTGGACTAGCACTAAATTGTCAAATTGCCCCCCATAGCAAATTCGATCGCAAACAATATTTTTATCCCGACCTTCCCAAAAACTATCAAGTTTCTCAATACGACTTGCCGATCGCCGAGCATGGCTGGCTAGAAATCCAATTAGAAGATGGCAGTACAAAGCGCATTGGTATTACCCGCCTACATATGGAAGAAGATGCAGGTAAGTTAGTCCATGCAGGTAGCGATCGTCTCTCAGGTTCTAGTCACTCCCTCGTCGATTTCAACCGTACAGGTGTACCGTTGTGCGAAATCGTCTCGGAACCAGATATGCGATCAGGAGCAGAAGCGGCTGCCTATGCACAAGAACTGCGACGGATTATGCGCTACCTTGGCGTTTGCGATGGCAATATGCAGGAAGGTTCGCTCCGTTGTGACGTAAATATCTCTGTGCGTCCTGTCGGACAAGAGAAGTTTGGCACGAAGGTAGAAATTAAAAACATGAACTCCTTCAATGCCATTCAAAGAGCGATCGATTTTGAAATTAATCGTCAAATAGAAGCTCTTGAGTCTGGTAGTGAAACCATCAAACAAGAAACTCGCCTTTGGGAAGAGAATAGTCAACGCACAATCAGTATGCGTTCTAAGGAAGGAGCTAGTGACTATCGCTATTTCCCTGAGCCTGACTTAATGGCGATCGAAATTCCCTTAACGACTCTAGAGAAATATCGTTCCGAACTTCCCACGCTTCCTATGGCAAATCGTCATCGTTATCGCGATGAGTTTGGACTGACTCCCTACGATGCTGCTCTGATTGCCGATGATCGCAGTATTGCTGAATTCTTTGATGCAACAATTCTCACTGGTGCAGAACCTAAGCAAGTGTTTAACTGGGTGATGGGCGACATTACCGCCTATCTCAATGAGAATAAGCTCAAGATTGGCGACATTGCGCTTACTCCTGCGATTTTAGGTGAAATGATTGCTTTAATTGCCGATGGTACGATCAGCAGTAAAATTGCGAAGGATATCTTGCCTGAACTAATCGTCAAGGGTGGATCGGTCAAGGAACTCGTTGCATCTAAGGGTTTAACAGTTCTTGCAGGTGCGGAACTAGAGAAAATCATTGATGAGATTATTGCTGCGAATCCGAAGGAAGTGGAACAGTATAAAGCTGGTAAAACTAAGCTCTTAGGCTTCTTTGTTGGTCAAACCATGAAGAAAACCCAAGGACGCGCTGAACCTCAATCTACTAATAAATTGATTGCCGATAAATTGGCAGGATAA
- a CDS encoding SpoIID/LytB domain-containing protein yields the protein MLKTLGIIRQTVILTVCSFTLTAGELVQAQTETNPILKIGIVQRFGERPQDRLTIQAPSGGKLTLTFPSADGKSTQTLTSDRLVIEIASQPLTQPILEEKLVLSNHRSFENAAASAFHWNEKGVQTEIAQPRRWQVWAKRDVYDSMLLRYLMFYTLRSQGNVTVQLDRRILPQKAIASWTVGDFKYNRDRLDVSSSSGIVEVSYQRESKAEISNRHYAGTLKLQPNAHQSFTLVNNVPLETYVRGVVPHEIGYNAPYAAVQAQAILARTYALASLQRFRADDYELCADTQCQVYRGLENTTEVADRAVADTRGLVLTYNNRVIDALYSSTTGGITANYNDLWDGTPRPYLQSVLDLANRSENQRSANISDNKNLKAFLDRQEGFNEVGWRTLRWRKSGSLDELQISLKKFLRFSGDTTTNFNAIKQLQVTKRSPSGRVLEMEVTTDTGKIYVKKDEIIDAFDPPDSTFFSLEPIYKEQGKEKVLTGYTFIGGGLGHGVGMSQTGSYNLARMGFTFDRILNFYYTNTQLQKLRPEHYQ from the coding sequence ATGCTAAAAACTCTCGGTATTATTCGCCAAACTGTAATTTTGACTGTTTGTTCGTTTACGCTGACTGCTGGTGAACTGGTACAAGCTCAAACTGAAACTAATCCCATTTTAAAGATTGGGATCGTGCAGCGTTTTGGGGAAAGACCACAGGATCGGCTCACAATTCAAGCACCATCAGGCGGGAAACTCACCCTCACCTTTCCGTCAGCCGATGGCAAAAGTACCCAAACCTTAACTAGCGATCGCCTCGTGATCGAAATTGCCTCACAGCCCTTAACCCAACCAATCCTCGAAGAAAAGTTAGTCCTCAGTAATCATCGCAGTTTTGAGAATGCTGCTGCCAGTGCCTTTCATTGGAATGAGAAGGGAGTGCAAACGGAAATTGCTCAACCGAGACGCTGGCAAGTCTGGGCAAAGCGAGATGTCTATGATTCGATGCTATTGCGCTATTTGATGTTTTACACCCTGCGATCGCAAGGTAATGTCACAGTCCAACTGGATCGCCGCATCCTGCCACAAAAAGCGATCGCCTCATGGACAGTGGGCGACTTCAAATATAATCGCGATCGCCTTGATGTGAGCAGCAGTTCAGGAATTGTGGAAGTTAGCTATCAGCGCGAGAGTAAAGCGGAAATTAGTAATCGCCACTATGCTGGCACACTCAAGCTCCAACCCAATGCCCATCAAAGTTTTACCCTTGTTAATAACGTTCCGTTAGAAACCTATGTGCGCGGAGTCGTTCCCCATGAAATTGGCTATAACGCTCCCTATGCTGCGGTGCAAGCCCAAGCGATTTTGGCAAGAACCTATGCTTTAGCTAGTTTACAAAGATTTAGAGCCGATGACTATGAGCTTTGCGCCGATACTCAATGCCAAGTTTATCGCGGTTTAGAAAATACCACTGAAGTTGCCGATCGCGCTGTAGCCGATACCAGAGGCTTAGTTTTGACCTATAACAATCGGGTAATCGATGCTCTCTATTCCTCAACAACGGGAGGAATTACCGCCAACTATAACGATCTGTGGGATGGCACACCCCGTCCCTATCTCCAATCAGTATTGGATCTCGCTAATCGTTCTGAAAATCAGCGATCGGCAAATATCTCTGACAACAAGAATTTAAAAGCATTTCTAGATCGTCAAGAAGGATTTAATGAAGTTGGTTGGCGAACACTCCGTTGGCGCAAAAGTGGCTCACTGGATGAATTACAAATATCCTTGAAAAAGTTTTTGCGATTCTCAGGTGATACCACTACCAACTTCAATGCGATTAAACAACTGCAAGTAACTAAGCGATCGCCTTCAGGTCGCGTACTAGAAATGGAAGTCACTACGGATACAGGCAAAATCTATGTCAAGAAAGATGAGATTATCGATGCCTTCGATCCACCCGATAGCACCTTCTTTAGCCTAGAGCCAATCTATAAAGAGCAAGGGAAAGAGAAAGTCTTAACTGGCTATACCTTTATTGGTGGCGGCTTAGGACATGGTGTAGGCATGAGCCAAACAGGATCCTATAATCTTGCCCGAATGGGATTTACTTTCGATCGCATTCTCAACTTCTATTACACCAATACCCAACTCCAAAAATTACGCCCTGAGCATTATCAATAA
- a CDS encoding type II toxin-antitoxin system PemK/MazF family toxin, protein MTFNQFDVVIVPFPFTDTASTKRRPALVISDHVTFNAPTNRSVMAMITTAKHSSWVLDVNILDLPSAGLTYPSIIRMKLFTLDDVLVIKRIGALSQADRTATQEAIAQLFRLSLEA, encoded by the coding sequence GTGACCTTTAATCAATTTGATGTGGTTATTGTTCCTTTCCCATTTACAGATACTGCTAGTACAAAACGACGACCTGCACTTGTAATTTCTGATCATGTCACTTTCAATGCTCCTACGAACCGCAGCGTGATGGCAATGATCACAACTGCCAAGCACTCATCTTGGGTTCTTGATGTCAATATTCTTGACTTGCCAAGTGCTGGATTGACGTATCCTTCTATAATTAGGATGAAATTATTTACTCTAGATGACGTACTGGTTATCAAGCGTATTGGAGCTTTAAGTCAAGCGGATCGAACGGCAACGCAAGAAGCGATTGCACAGCTTTTTAGACTAAGTCTTGAAGCTTAA
- the cbiD gene encoding cobalt-precorrin-5B (C(1))-methyltransferase CbiD, protein MKSGYTLPVFAIAAAKAAILALRQETPSSVNLDLLESGNGEVVIAQSAMISENTALAIAISDPGDNLDLTAGTPIWAWVQLEPLIEASPQRIILEAGEGLGKTASGEPAIYKLARDLAEVNLLPLLETNVTARIRFILPEGRALAKRTSNAAFGILDGLSLLGTSAISKPLSVEDKLEEFRADLRIKAVNSHAIAFYIGANGYQVAQNLGFPTSQLVQTANWVGAMLVEAALLGVTSITLIGYHGKLLKLAGGIFNTSSHLADARIDILVRAAVHEDLSLELIQAIEKTPTAEAAHKLLVRNGCDRPVFQYITDQITQRSIAYVQKYTDLKVDIKTVLCDRLGKLVL, encoded by the coding sequence ATGAAATCTGGTTATACATTGCCTGTCTTTGCGATCGCTGCTGCCAAAGCCGCTATCCTTGCATTGCGCCAAGAAACTCCATCTTCTGTAAATCTTGATTTATTAGAATCTGGGAATGGGGAAGTGGTGATCGCGCAAAGTGCAATGATTAGTGAGAATACTGCCCTAGCGATCGCTATTAGCGACCCTGGGGATAATCTCGATCTCACCGCAGGCACACCTATCTGGGCATGGGTGCAATTGGAACCGTTAATAGAAGCATCGCCACAAAGAATCATTCTCGAAGCTGGTGAAGGGCTAGGTAAAACCGCCAGTGGTGAGCCTGCAATTTACAAACTAGCAAGGGATTTAGCTGAAGTGAATTTATTACCTTTGCTAGAAACCAATGTGACCGCAAGGATTCGGTTTATTTTACCTGAAGGGCGAGCGCTAGCGAAAAGAACCTCCAATGCCGCTTTTGGGATTCTTGACGGTTTATCATTATTAGGTACTTCCGCTATATCTAAACCACTCTCAGTAGAAGATAAACTCGAAGAATTTCGCGCAGATTTACGCATTAAAGCCGTTAATTCCCATGCGATCGCATTTTACATCGGCGCAAATGGCTATCAAGTCGCCCAAAATCTAGGGTTTCCCACTTCGCAATTAGTACAAACTGCTAATTGGGTAGGAGCGATGTTAGTAGAAGCCGCGCTCTTGGGAGTAACTTCCATCACATTAATTGGTTATCACGGCAAATTACTCAAACTAGCAGGCGGAATTTTTAATACTTCTAGTCACTTAGCGGATGCACGTATCGATATTCTCGTAAGAGCGGCAGTCCATGAGGATTTATCCCTTGAGCTTATTCAAGCTATTGAGAAGACCCCCACAGCAGAAGCCGCACATAAACTATTAGTGAGAAATGGTTGTGATCGCCCAGTTTTTCAATATATCACCGATCAAATTACGCAAAGGTCGATTGCCTATGTCCAAAAATATACAGATCTGAAGGTTGATATTAAAACGGTATTGTGCGATCGCCTAGGAAAGTTAGTTCTATAG
- a CDS encoding DUF2605 domain-containing protein — MSDTASPDPEMLRQILEPLLEDFTYWFDRSRKLLSSERLTFLTELEQQNLLERVENAIKEVSAAISLFKATGHQIGVDMAAMKPWHKLLMECQGVGMRYYRNQST, encoded by the coding sequence ATGAGTGATACTGCTAGCCCTGATCCTGAAATGCTCAGACAAATTCTAGAACCTTTACTAGAAGACTTTACATATTGGTTTGACCGCTCTCGAAAGCTATTGTCTAGTGAAAGGCTCACATTTTTGACAGAGCTAGAGCAACAAAACCTGTTGGAACGAGTAGAAAATGCCATTAAAGAAGTCAGTGCAGCGATTTCCTTATTTAAAGCTACAGGGCATCAAATAGGGGTAGATATGGCAGCCATGAAACCTTGGCATAAACTACTTATGGAGTGTCAAGGCGTAGGGATGCGCTACTATCGTAATCAATCAACTTAA
- a CDS encoding fasciclin domain-containing protein, with translation MKANTSNNFLIKTAALAIATGSILVSIPSLALADSTSTSAKTTKISATTKKANIVEIAVANGSFKTLVAAVKAAGLVETLSGKGPFTVFAPTDEAFAKLPAGTVDFLLKPENKASLVKVLTYHVVPSAVYAKDIQAGSTLVTTVDGGSIKVTKTKKKVVIDNSKVVKADVKASNGVIHVIDSVLLPPDLLP, from the coding sequence ATGAAAGCAAATACATCCAACAATTTCTTGATTAAAACTGCTGCATTAGCGATCGCTACTGGCAGTATCCTCGTCAGTATTCCATCTTTAGCCTTAGCTGATTCCACCTCAACTTCTGCAAAGACTACCAAAATTAGTGCAACTACCAAAAAAGCGAACATAGTTGAAATTGCGGTAGCTAATGGTTCTTTCAAAACCTTAGTGGCGGCGGTTAAAGCGGCTGGACTTGTAGAAACCCTCTCTGGGAAAGGTCCTTTCACTGTATTTGCCCCCACTGATGAAGCATTTGCCAAACTACCTGCGGGGACTGTAGATTTCCTCCTCAAACCAGAAAATAAGGCTTCTTTAGTCAAAGTTTTGACCTACCATGTTGTACCTAGTGCTGTTTATGCCAAAGATATTCAGGCTGGTTCGACACTAGTGACAACTGTTGATGGTGGTTCCATTAAAGTTACCAAGACCAAAAAGAAAGTTGTTATTGATAACTCTAAGGTAGTTAAAGCAGACGTTAAGGCTAGTAATGGCGTAATCCATGTAATTGACTCCGTATTGCTTCCCCCAGATTTGTTGCCATAG